A single window of Deinococcus ruber DNA harbors:
- a CDS encoding single-stranded DNA-binding protein gives MRGSISGHVARIQVQSDRNLTVVSLTGLTGNGQDDEHPFIQNIRFEGPRQKLLEGLAVGDCAFVEVLFTYAQWKTDAGEERSQNFMFGQTLYRTAPEQVIQKDGYVCPLHCVNEIRLRVRLVKDPSFKVQRGKRLCEARVACSDQGESHFYNLTAWHDLADALAKGQKGDTLMVTVKARKEKWTDLKGEHWRDHIEVRSLCRSPKSLQQGRLAQAGD, from the coding sequence ATGAGAGGAAGCATCAGTGGTCACGTGGCGCGCATCCAGGTTCAGTCGGACAGGAATCTCACGGTGGTTTCGCTGACCGGATTGACCGGCAATGGGCAGGACGACGAGCACCCGTTTATTCAGAACATCCGGTTCGAAGGGCCGCGCCAGAAACTTCTGGAGGGTTTGGCGGTGGGTGACTGTGCGTTCGTCGAGGTGCTGTTCACCTACGCGCAGTGGAAGACGGACGCGGGAGAGGAGCGCAGTCAGAACTTCATGTTCGGCCAGACGCTCTACCGGACCGCCCCGGAGCAGGTCATCCAGAAGGACGGGTACGTGTGCCCACTGCACTGCGTGAACGAGATCCGTTTGCGCGTTCGGCTCGTCAAGGATCCCAGCTTCAAGGTGCAGCGTGGGAAGCGGCTGTGCGAAGCGCGGGTAGCGTGCAGTGATCAGGGCGAGTCGCACTTCTACAACCTCACCGCCTGGCATGACCTCGCGGATGCCCTGGCGAAAGGGCAGAAGGGCGACACCCTGATGGTCACCGTCAAGGCCCGCAAGGAGAAGTGGACCGACCTGAAGGGCGAGCACTGGCGTGACCACATCGAGGTGCGCTCGTTGTGCCGCAGTCCCAAGAGTTTGCAGCAGGGCCGCCTCGCCCAGGCCGGCGACTGA
- the ssb gene encoding single-stranded DNA-binding protein, whose amino-acid sequence MRNLNIVLLGALASALDLRYTPSGTPIAEFTIAGELTRARHDTGEAIQLPFYVQCSVVGKSAENLAERNYQPGDVLMVTGEPQYEAWKNAVGVQRSTVRVRALNVERVAGDFETVTDKGGFLRMVGGVNSATIIGHLTDDVKVTVTPSGDKVVNYRVGVNDSYTARGETVERTHWFDCTAWREQAEALEGMKKGEPVLVLDAALSRDTYPDKNGETVNRRYFEVTQNIALLNRPVKEGQARRAASAPKRQPQPAAPQEAPYVPDIEPAAAAPSLPTDAPW is encoded by the coding sequence ATGCGTAACTTGAACATTGTCCTGCTCGGCGCCCTCGCTTCTGCTCTCGATCTGCGCTACACCCCCAGCGGCACCCCCATCGCGGAATTCACCATCGCGGGTGAACTGACCCGGGCGCGGCACGACACGGGCGAAGCGATCCAGCTCCCCTTCTACGTGCAGTGCAGCGTCGTCGGCAAGAGCGCGGAGAACCTGGCCGAGCGTAACTACCAGCCGGGCGACGTGCTGATGGTGACCGGCGAGCCGCAGTACGAAGCGTGGAAGAACGCCGTGGGGGTGCAGCGCAGCACCGTGCGTGTTCGGGCGCTGAACGTCGAACGCGTGGCTGGAGACTTCGAAACCGTGACGGACAAAGGCGGCTTCCTGCGCATGGTCGGTGGGGTGAACAGCGCCACCATCATCGGGCATCTGACCGACGACGTGAAGGTGACGGTCACGCCGAGCGGCGACAAGGTGGTGAACTACCGCGTGGGGGTCAACGACAGTTACACCGCGCGCGGTGAGACCGTCGAGCGCACGCACTGGTTCGACTGCACCGCGTGGCGTGAGCAGGCCGAAGCGCTGGAGGGCATGAAGAAGGGTGAGCCGGTGCTGGTGCTGGACGCCGCCCTGAGCCGCGATACCTATCCCGACAAGAACGGCGAGACGGTCAACCGCCGGTACTTCGAAGTCACGCAGAACATCGCCCTGCTGAACCGTCCGGTCAAAGAAGGCCAGGCACGCCGCGCCGCGTCGGCACCCAAGCGCCAGCCTCAGCCGGCTGCACCGCAGGAAGCGCCGTATGTGCCGGACATCGAACCGGCCGCCGCCGCCCCCTCGCTGCCCACCGACGCTCCCTGGTAA
- a CDS encoding DUF4326 domain-containing protein: MIVVSNVRHAPPAGFTAVSIGRAMPGRSGSVLGNSLRVGARVAQGEAAAASLPWLRTRSLAGGKERDELLRLTHRLLAGERLALGCWCAPQVCHGDHVRTAVLGLAAQ, encoded by the coding sequence ATGATCGTGGTCTCCAACGTCCGTCATGCGCCTCCTGCTGGCTTCACGGCGGTGTCTATCGGGCGAGCGATGCCGGGCAGAAGCGGCAGCGTCCTCGGCAATTCCTTGCGCGTCGGTGCACGCGTTGCTCAGGGGGAAGCCGCCGCCGCGTCCCTTCCCTGGTTGCGTACCCGGTCTCTGGCTGGCGGAAAAGAGCGGGACGAGTTGCTCCGTCTGACGCACCGCTTGTTGGCAGGCGAGCGACTTGCGCTCGGCTGTTGGTGTGCCCCGCAGGTCTGCCACGGTGACCATGTGCGCACCGCCGTGCTCGGATTGGCCGCCCAGTAG
- a CDS encoding AAA family ATPase has translation MALRAVPLPAWGKTGTIQTVSAPIIDISADQEFIDLLEKLPKDIQEIVSPRIREIEEIIFALGQGLEISYGDLRVTLGRIVTEQDLKSLDIVGEWRADQRLGIDGALHRLARFTDLGGRTNLVKVRVARVLVGVAEPLRTVLRTMTNGLLVIGPPGVGKTTLLRDIIRILQEYHGGQLFVVDTSLEICGEGQRPHPFLRLAHRVQVGHPNRQKEVLDLTIMNGGASVFVVDEMGYRGDIELIVFAAGRQVQPVGTVHGQALFDVVRDSRLRPLIGLSEDLDTPNPEAVSGFFGMTIEVHGKGKYRIHPNTNLSVERLLAGQAPEFLDVQLEVQGAGEVTAIRQLNLEAYSK, from the coding sequence ATGGCGCTGAGAGCTGTTCCCCTCCCCGCCTGGGGAAAGACAGGCACCATCCAGACGGTCAGTGCGCCCATTATTGACATCAGTGCAGATCAGGAATTTATTGATCTTCTAGAGAAACTTCCGAAGGACATTCAGGAAATTGTCAGCCCCCGGATCCGGGAAATCGAGGAGATTATCTTCGCCCTCGGACAGGGACTGGAGATTTCGTACGGAGATCTCAGAGTGACCTTGGGCCGCATCGTGACCGAGCAGGATCTGAAATCACTCGATATCGTGGGTGAGTGGCGAGCAGATCAGCGCTTGGGCATTGACGGCGCCCTGCATCGTCTGGCGCGTTTCACGGACCTGGGGGGGCGAACCAATCTGGTGAAGGTGCGTGTCGCCCGGGTACTGGTCGGGGTGGCTGAGCCGCTCCGAACGGTACTGCGAACCATGACGAATGGTCTGCTGGTGATTGGGCCACCAGGGGTTGGGAAGACCACCCTGTTACGTGACATCATCCGCATCCTGCAGGAATATCACGGTGGTCAGTTGTTCGTGGTGGATACGTCGCTGGAAATTTGTGGCGAGGGTCAGCGGCCCCACCCGTTTCTCCGCCTCGCCCACCGAGTGCAGGTAGGGCATCCAAATCGGCAGAAGGAAGTCCTCGATCTGACCATCATGAACGGCGGCGCGAGCGTCTTCGTGGTGGACGAGATGGGGTACCGGGGAGACATCGAGCTGATCGTCTTTGCTGCAGGCCGCCAGGTACAGCCGGTCGGCACCGTCCACGGCCAGGCACTCTTCGACGTTGTCCGAGACAGTCGGTTGCGCCCCCTGATCGGTCTGAGTGAGGATCTGGATACACCCAACCCGGAGGCTGTCAGCGGGTTCTTCGGGATGACGATCGAAGTTCACGGCAAAGGGAAATATCGTATTCATCCCAATACCAACCTCAGTGTGGAGCGCTTGCTGGCCGGGCAGGCTCCAGAATTTCTGGACGTTCAACTGGAGGTTCAGGGTGCGGGTGAAGTTACCGCGATCCGCCAATTGAATCTGGAAGCGTACAGCAAGTAA
- a CDS encoding lytic transglycosylase domain-containing protein — translation MISAFLAVTGGFAGACGGITQPQWQLTKEAARYAGLDPLLLTALTWEESGYCKDAVSSVGAQGLTQLMPATAREVGVSDPFDERQNLYGGALYLRAMYQRFQNWSYAILAYHDGATNVSKGNFSAAGLQHVSRVLGRYEGLRSSPVWNSKGGNPWR, via the coding sequence ATGATCAGCGCGTTCCTCGCGGTTACAGGGGGCTTCGCGGGCGCCTGCGGAGGCATCACCCAACCCCAGTGGCAGCTCACCAAGGAAGCTGCTCGGTATGCCGGACTGGATCCACTGCTGCTGACAGCGCTGACTTGGGAGGAGTCCGGATACTGCAAGGACGCCGTGAGCAGTGTCGGTGCCCAGGGCCTGACGCAGTTGATGCCCGCCACGGCCCGTGAAGTCGGGGTAAGCGATCCCTTCGACGAGCGTCAGAATCTCTACGGCGGCGCGTTGTACCTGCGGGCCATGTATCAGCGCTTCCAGAACTGGAGTTACGCCATTCTCGCCTACCACGACGGTGCCACCAACGTCAGCAAAGGCAACTTCAGCGCTGCAGGCCTCCAGCATGTCAGCCGAGTTCTGGGGCGCTATGAAGGGCTGCGGTCAAGTCCGGTATGGAACAGCAAGGGCGGAAATCCATGGCGCTGA
- a CDS encoding type IV secretory system conjugative DNA transfer family protein yields MGQLITVPEVQPNKGKPKLITAPPPLLLPREPWCQNTIVQGGVGSGKTTGFFQANGALAAHLGQTLILIDTKWPQSDSGLREMLGYWKAMGRDVQLYTPFEANSLRLPMDDSIGSFEEGLRFADAVMPPPEFIEERGAHFKQTQRRVLAAQARVNARRGGNLESLLDIALMTLEQHKEWVKGITDPDEAGDPTELDMLSRIMYGALSRGDKDFMDSMAAIISALRVFFNPAVMRATTAGSPDETIVLETAFRKPTLIYFAVNQEDMLDGSGTILIRLFFRRMVQAVFRVAKSSPGGKLPHLATCQMDEQPSYGRINYLMRISATMRSYRFAIVFGIQNNAQGQLVYGREYWEAISENVIARRIVFPRGLSGKDAEDISHRIGMTTAARTSSGVSNSQSLLGGDQRTTTTSTLQSQPLLPVEEFPSFSIGEAVIISPHHAPIRSAFTPITFEHVLNPAVQKGAANWIHGFYREMMERVPSGMALSEYSNRLIEQGIFTRLTPLQQARNMAELNGFAVVPAEPPTVNSRAEQIAARFTDWMQEVLETGAEVLLSGMTDRHIDLTLTTLKAEGNTDSFVAAKLLDRISAHTVRVSERGRAVLGPATLLRLRDMHLLYPIWTYLEKNGALIEQHPLREALPEDQRAPAVGRLEQDGQLLKLVRSEARTIYPTNVPAFTVTQDGNGTRSRWLNIPVNDAQAIRSAMLAQEEREQMKGAEAEKKMAEKTRLFSRAEGQ; encoded by the coding sequence ATGGGCCAGCTCATCACCGTTCCAGAAGTGCAGCCCAACAAAGGAAAACCGAAGCTGATCACTGCGCCTCCACCCCTGCTGCTTCCCAGAGAACCGTGGTGCCAGAACACCATCGTGCAGGGCGGCGTCGGGTCCGGCAAGACGACCGGCTTCTTCCAGGCGAACGGTGCGCTGGCGGCCCACCTGGGCCAGACACTGATCCTGATCGATACCAAATGGCCGCAGAGCGACAGCGGCCTGCGGGAAATGCTGGGGTACTGGAAAGCCATGGGCCGCGACGTGCAGCTGTATACCCCGTTCGAGGCCAATAGCCTGCGCCTGCCGATGGACGACAGCATTGGCAGCTTCGAGGAAGGCTTACGGTTTGCTGACGCGGTGATGCCACCACCCGAATTCATTGAGGAGCGAGGCGCACACTTCAAGCAGACACAGCGCCGGGTGCTGGCCGCTCAGGCACGCGTGAATGCCCGGCGGGGAGGCAATCTGGAGTCACTGCTGGATATCGCGCTGATGACCCTTGAGCAACATAAGGAGTGGGTCAAAGGCATCACCGACCCAGATGAAGCCGGCGATCCCACTGAACTGGATATGCTCAGCCGCATCATGTACGGCGCGCTCAGCCGGGGCGACAAAGACTTCATGGATAGTATGGCCGCCATTATTTCTGCGCTGCGGGTGTTTTTCAATCCTGCTGTGATGCGTGCCACCACCGCCGGCAGTCCCGACGAAACCATCGTGCTGGAAACCGCTTTTCGGAAACCGACACTGATCTACTTCGCGGTGAATCAGGAAGACATGCTGGACGGTTCAGGCACCATTCTGATTCGGCTGTTTTTCCGGCGCATGGTGCAGGCGGTTTTTCGTGTGGCGAAGTCCAGTCCGGGCGGGAAGCTGCCGCACCTGGCGACGTGTCAGATGGACGAGCAGCCCTCCTATGGACGGATTAACTATCTGATGCGAATCAGCGCCACCATGCGCAGTTACAGGTTTGCGATCGTTTTCGGCATTCAGAACAATGCCCAGGGACAACTGGTGTATGGCCGCGAGTACTGGGAGGCGATCAGTGAGAACGTCATTGCCCGCCGGATCGTCTTTCCGCGCGGACTGTCGGGAAAGGACGCCGAAGATATCTCACACCGTATCGGTATGACCACCGCCGCACGCACGAGCAGTGGTGTCAGCAACAGTCAGTCCCTTCTTGGAGGCGATCAGCGGACGACAACCACCTCGACCCTCCAGAGTCAACCACTGTTGCCGGTCGAGGAATTCCCGAGTTTCAGCATTGGCGAAGCGGTGATCATCTCGCCGCACCATGCGCCCATTCGCAGCGCGTTCACGCCCATCACCTTTGAGCATGTGCTGAATCCAGCTGTCCAGAAAGGTGCGGCGAACTGGATTCACGGGTTCTACCGGGAGATGATGGAGCGCGTGCCGAGTGGAATGGCACTCTCGGAATACAGCAACCGCTTGATCGAACAGGGGATCTTCACGCGGCTGACGCCGCTCCAGCAGGCGAGAAATATGGCTGAGCTCAACGGGTTCGCGGTCGTCCCGGCGGAACCTCCCACAGTCAACAGCCGTGCGGAGCAGATCGCCGCGCGCTTCACGGACTGGATGCAGGAAGTTCTCGAAACAGGTGCTGAGGTGCTGCTGTCAGGAATGACAGACCGCCATATCGACCTTACCTTGACGACCTTGAAAGCAGAAGGCAATACGGATAGCTTTGTCGCTGCGAAACTTCTTGACCGGATTAGTGCGCATACAGTCCGGGTCAGTGAGCGGGGTCGCGCCGTCCTCGGTCCAGCAACCCTGTTGCGTCTGCGGGACATGCATCTGCTGTATCCCATCTGGACGTATCTCGAGAAGAATGGCGCTTTGATTGAGCAGCACCCGCTGCGAGAGGCGCTGCCTGAAGACCAGCGAGCACCGGCCGTCGGGCGACTGGAGCAGGACGGACAACTGCTGAAACTGGTTCGCAGTGAAGCCCGTACGATCTATCCCACTAATGTTCCTGCATTCACTGTGACACAGGATGGCAATGGTACCCGGAGCCGTTGGCTGAATATTCCTGTGAATGATGCACAGGCGATTCGGTCTGCGATGTTGGCTCAGGAGGAGCGCGAACAGATGAAAGGTGCAGAAGCTGAGAAAAAGATGGCCGAGAAAACCCGTCTGTTTTCGCGTGCGGAGGGGCAATGA
- a CDS encoding VirB4 family type IV secretion system protein, producing the protein MAIRRGMVLMRDGSVEFGIRNYPLSAARVSATNRSSIRERLRRAIIGTLPVGTRIRHYTISTTASEEALAPFLYDAETDNPVLKSLHEERQNTLRQLAHTGQLSDLQSFFTFRVPMPSRPKNADYYSSELQALMPNLLRLRRELAEQMMSSGMYCQAMNTQEVFAPIFRYFNPGLSLAGVPEYSSTLDTLALEHLDDASIQKNTLREQLACSALDHSNDGYLLLDNVYLTTVSMNKAGGSTTPGLTETVTRRLAGKNYVLLNEFVVSDSSTTRQKINEQLDSMEYEQVALNAGRETGRRIQIGEAILDNIEAGEVLGDWSSSVLLYAASETELQRMRVDAVTAYREMKGIRPVVGDAQNLDLFLDSAPFSGAEHPYHTKGYSKNFMDFVPIVGPWEGNPDPILTFRNPYGGLTGINPSSSSVNYGMVVAGEAGSGKTHLMQVLLSACAALGARSTCIDMKDGYIAAYESLQGAILEIAPGARLRNGEYVCINMFDLPKKDAQPTPDKMARILSIMAILDINTSALRRNILQNALQTLYLRHSEPIPDAERALYLPEDELGQPIPGAELPTYRYTGQARLRDLVNAVRNLNQLGSEGITDQSVKDELRLMARELEAYTAANNPGMGHFLDGFTTVELDNPHTYLRAKRMEEDSVMLRVGLLLMSDLVWKNGLDYPHDVKLNINEEVGVLAQIDGAMQLIRKQYKLGREYNFWPVAVSQEADDIAAIRGVTNNVSTVIIGSMKPEQARLAVQAFNLPGSVEELMDGLGGKPRLYREYVVVSFTSEGVIEGTRAALYTNELEMAMFSSKAEDKAKRERIQAEYGSSVSEAALILANKEMYAHD; encoded by the coding sequence ATGGCCATCCGGCGCGGCATGGTGTTGATGCGGGACGGAAGCGTGGAATTCGGCATCCGGAACTATCCGCTGAGTGCGGCGCGCGTGTCCGCAACCAACAGGAGCAGCATTCGTGAGCGTCTGCGCCGTGCCATCATCGGCACACTTCCGGTTGGCACGCGCATCCGGCATTACACCATTAGCACGACCGCGTCTGAAGAAGCTCTGGCTCCATTTCTGTACGACGCGGAAACGGACAATCCGGTCTTGAAATCGCTGCATGAAGAACGCCAGAACACCCTGCGCCAGCTCGCCCACACCGGACAGCTGAGCGACCTGCAGAGCTTCTTTACGTTCCGCGTGCCGATGCCCTCCAGGCCAAAGAACGCTGATTACTACTCCTCGGAACTCCAGGCGCTGATGCCCAACCTGTTGCGGCTGCGCCGAGAACTGGCCGAGCAGATGATGAGCAGCGGCATGTACTGCCAGGCCATGAACACGCAGGAAGTGTTCGCGCCCATCTTCCGGTACTTCAATCCGGGCCTGAGCCTCGCGGGCGTACCGGAATACAGCAGCACGCTGGACACCCTGGCCCTCGAGCATCTGGACGACGCTTCAATCCAGAAGAACACCCTGCGCGAACAACTGGCGTGCAGCGCACTGGATCACAGCAACGACGGGTATCTGCTGCTCGATAACGTCTATCTCACCACGGTCAGCATGAATAAGGCAGGTGGATCGACGACGCCCGGTCTGACCGAAACGGTCACGCGGCGTCTGGCAGGCAAAAATTATGTGCTGCTGAACGAGTTCGTGGTGTCTGACAGCAGCACCACCCGTCAGAAGATCAACGAACAGCTTGACAGTATGGAATACGAGCAGGTCGCTCTGAATGCTGGACGGGAAACCGGCCGACGGATCCAGATCGGCGAGGCCATTCTCGACAATATCGAAGCGGGGGAAGTGCTCGGGGACTGGAGCAGCAGCGTGCTACTGTATGCCGCTTCCGAGACGGAGCTGCAGCGGATGCGGGTCGACGCGGTGACGGCTTACCGGGAAATGAAGGGCATTCGGCCGGTGGTGGGGGATGCTCAGAATCTCGATCTGTTCCTCGACAGCGCCCCCTTCTCCGGCGCAGAGCACCCGTACCACACCAAGGGGTACAGCAAAAACTTCATGGATTTCGTGCCAATCGTGGGTCCGTGGGAAGGTAATCCCGATCCGATCCTGACCTTCCGAAATCCTTACGGCGGGTTGACGGGCATCAATCCGTCGTCGAGCAGCGTGAACTACGGCATGGTCGTCGCGGGCGAGGCGGGCAGCGGAAAAACCCACCTGATGCAGGTCCTGCTGAGTGCGTGTGCGGCGCTGGGCGCGCGGAGCACCTGCATTGACATGAAAGACGGCTATATCGCTGCGTACGAATCTCTCCAGGGCGCGATTCTGGAGATCGCGCCTGGTGCGCGGCTGAGGAATGGCGAGTACGTCTGCATCAATATGTTTGATCTGCCCAAGAAGGACGCCCAGCCGACACCAGATAAGATGGCCCGCATTCTCTCCATCATGGCCATTCTGGACATCAATACCAGTGCGCTGCGGCGGAACATCCTGCAGAATGCGCTCCAGACGCTGTATTTGCGCCATAGCGAGCCGATTCCTGATGCGGAGCGCGCGCTCTATCTACCGGAAGATGAGTTGGGGCAGCCGATCCCAGGCGCGGAACTGCCCACGTACCGCTACACCGGGCAGGCCCGCTTACGCGATCTGGTGAATGCTGTCCGGAACCTCAACCAGCTCGGCAGTGAAGGCATCACCGATCAGAGCGTGAAGGATGAACTGCGGCTGATGGCCCGTGAGCTGGAGGCCTACACCGCCGCAAACAATCCAGGGATGGGGCATTTTCTGGACGGATTTACGACGGTCGAACTCGATAACCCGCACACGTACCTGCGTGCCAAACGGATGGAAGAAGACAGCGTGATGCTGCGAGTGGGCCTGCTGCTGATGAGCGACCTGGTGTGGAAGAACGGGCTGGACTATCCACATGATGTCAAGCTCAACATCAACGAGGAAGTCGGTGTTCTGGCGCAGATCGACGGTGCGATGCAGCTGATCCGCAAGCAATACAAACTGGGTCGCGAGTACAACTTCTGGCCGGTGGCGGTGTCGCAGGAGGCGGACGATATTGCTGCGATTCGAGGTGTGACGAACAACGTCTCGACGGTCATCATCGGCAGCATGAAGCCTGAGCAGGCGCGGCTGGCGGTTCAGGCGTTCAATCTTCCAGGGAGCGTTGAGGAACTGATGGACGGCCTGGGCGGCAAACCGCGCCTGTACCGCGAGTACGTGGTGGTGAGCTTCACCAGTGAAGGGGTGATCGAAGGCACCCGGGCGGCGCTGTACACCAACGAGCTGGAAATGGCGATGTTCTCGTCCAAGGCGGAGGACAAAGCCAAACGCGAACGTATTCAGGCCGAATACGGCAGCAGTGTGTCTGAAGCTGCGTTGATCCTGGCCAACAAGGAGATGTATGCGCACGATTAA